From the Finegoldia magna ATCC 29328 genome, the window CCAAATTCAGCGAATCTCTAAGTAGATTAGATGACAAAAATTTGGAAGAAAAACTACTTTCATTCATCAGAGAAAAAATGTCAAAGAGGGAATTGGATGTTAGATAAAAAGCAAGTAGAAGATATAAGAAAGGACTTTTTGTATTTGAGTAAAGAATACAAAAATCCGATAGTTTATTTGGACAATGCAGCTACCAGCCAAAAACCGATACAAGTTATAGACAGCGTAAGTGAATTTTACAAATATGAAAACGCAAATCCTCACAGAGGAGCACACACATTAAGCGTTTTATCGACAGATGTTTACGAATCTGGAAGAGAAAAAGTCGCGAAATTCATCAACGCAACAGATTCTTCAGAAATAGTATTCACAAGAAATACTACTGAATCTTTAAATTTACTAGCTTATTCGTATGGATATGAAAATTTAAAAGAAGATGATGAAATTGTCATATCAATAATGGAGCATCACAGTAATTTAGTAACTTGGCAAGAAGTTTGCAAGAAAACAGGCGCCAAACTAAAATATTTGTATGTAGACAAGGGAAATATGCAATTAGATTTTGAAGAATTCAAGAAAACAATCACGAAAAAAACGAAAATTTTCTCGATAACACAAGCATCAAACGTAGTGGGAACTATGCCCGATGTTGAAAAAATGATAAAATACGTTAAATCAGTAAACAAGGATTGCATATGCATCGTGGATAGTGCACAATATATTCCACACAACAAAGTTGACGTACAAAAATTGGGATGTGATTTCCTAGTATTTTCAGGTCACAAAATGCTAAGCATAATGGGAGTCGGAATACTTTATGGAAAGAAAGAATTGTTGAACAACCTAAAACCATTCTTGTACGGTGGAGACATGATTGAATATGTATTTGAAGACAAATCATCGTACTTGGATGCGCCTGGAAGATTTGAGGCCGGAACACAAGATGTAGGAGCAGTAAAATCACTAATCACAGCGATTGATTACATCGAAAAAATAGGAATCGAAAACATTAGAGATTATGAAAAAGCATTGATGGATTATGCTTATGACAAAATCAAACAAAAATCAGATATTATCGATGTATACACAACAAGTGATACTCACAGATCTCCAGTTTTAGATTTTAACTTTAAAGAAGCTCATCCACATGATGTTGCAAGTATTATGGACAGTTACGGAATTGCAATCAGAAGTGGCCACCATTGTGCACAACCGCTTCACAGATATTTGAAGACGAATTTCTCATGCAGAGCAAGCTTTGCATTCTATAATACATTTGAAGAAGTTGACTTTTTCATTGAACATCTTGAAGACGTAAGGAGATTGATGAGAATTGGAACTAGGTAGTTTATATACAGAATTAATATTGGAAAAAAGCAGGGATAAATCAAACAGACGTGAATTGGAACATCCAACTCATTGTGAGTTGGGACACAATCCTAGCTGTGGAGATGAAATCACATTGCAATTGAAAGTACAAGATGACACAATTGAAGACATTGCATACACTGGAATGGGATGTGCTATATCACAAGCATCTACATCTATTATGTGCGATGTAATCAAAGGTAAATCTGTAAATGAAGCAATAGATTTGTGCAACAAATTCATCTCAATGATAAAAGGAGAAATCACTGACAGAAAAGAGCTAAAAGTTCTGAAAGATGCAGTGTGCTTCCAAAGCATATCCACATTACCAGCGAGAGTAAAATGTGCTGTTCTTTCATGGTACACATTAAAAGATATGCTTGAAAATGACAAATCAGAAGGATCATTTATTCCTGATTAATAGACAATAAAATAGATAATAAATTTTCAACTGGTGAAACGTGGGTTTCATCAGTTTTTTTATTGTGAAATAAAATAGCCCCTCAATCTGTATTTCAGATTTTGGGGCTAATATTTAAATTAGTTACCTTGTTTTTTAGTTTTTTCTAAAAAGTCGTATAGTGTATTGGATAAATCCTTACCTTTGATTCTACAAAGTCCACCGTAACTACACGAAATTTCATCAAATTTTGTAACTCTGTCTTGTCTAATTCCAGGACCTGCTATTAAAACTGGAACAGGATCTCCACTGTGTTCCATTCTTTCGCATGGAGTAGAGTGGTCTGCTGTAACGGCTATTATTGTGTTTTCTAAATTAGCTTCTAATAAAAGACCGATAAACTTATCAAAAACCTCAACAGCTTGTGCTTTTTTCTCTGGATTTCCATCGTGACCAAAAAGGTCTGTTGCTTTTAAGTTTACTAGAACAAAGTCATGATCTTTCAATGCATCAATCGCCATTTGAGCCTTTGCATTAACATCTGTATCAATATTTCCAGTCATTGTTGGAGCTGTTAATGCTGTGAAACCAGCCAAACGAGCGACTCCCAAGACTGTTCCTTCGGCAGCAACACATGCACCTTTAATATTTAGCTTTTCAGAAATTTTTTCCAATTTAGGCATTATTCCGGCTCCTCTTGTAAGAATAAAGTTAGCAGGTAAAAGCCCTTTGGATATTCTTTCTTCATTCACAGAATGTTTTGATAAAATTTCATTTGCCTTTAATAAAAATTTGTTCACAATTTCTGCTGTGAAAATTGAGTCAGGTTTACCGTCTTTTGACTGACATTTTTTGTAGTTTACATCAACTCCAGCAACTTTAGGATCGGTGTCAGTAATATTTGCAGAAAGTCCTGGACCTCTTAGAATTAAAACGGCTCTGTGTTCAGTCGCTTCTTTAAAAATAACTTTTATCCCATCAATTTCTATGTTATTTAATGATTGAGCTAACAGATTAGTGTTTTCTCTAATTCTTCCAGCTCTTCTGTCTACAACACACAGATTTTCATTTACAGTTGCAAAGTTTGATCTGAAAGCAACATCTCCTGCTTGCAATTCAATTTCTCTACCAAAGGCTTCAATAGGTCCTCGGCCTGGATAGTCTTCTAATCCATATCCAAACAAAATCATGTGGCCAAGATCTGTTCCAACAGGAATTCCTGCTCCATGAACATCCATTATTCCTGTTGTTCCCACAGATGCTAATTTATCTAAGTTTGGAGTGGAGGCATACTCTAATGGAGTCTTGCCTCCTAAAATTTCACAAGGTCTGTCGCCGACGCCGTCTGCAACAGCTAGTATAACTTTTCTATTCATATATTCTCCTTAATGACATTTAAAATATTATTTGATAATACGTAAAGTATAAAAGTGAAATAACTACTGATCCAATGAAACAAGTTATTAAACCAAGTTTTAGCTCGTCTTTTACATCAAAATATCCAAGACTCAAGTACAAAGCATTGACTTTTGAGTGAGGTGGTAGAGTCAAAGTGTAGGCAATACCGAAAGAGCAAGCCATTGCCAAAGGAACAGGGTCGATATTTAAAGATTGTGCTAAAGTTATGATTGTTGGAATCAATATTGTAGCTCTTACTGTTTTTGTTGTAAATATCAAGTGACTGAAAATAGTTATAAAAATAAGTATTACAGCAACTAGATTAGGGTTTAAAGTGTTAAGACCGATTTTTTCGACAAAGTTTTGAATAATAAAACTTGCTCCGCCAGAATCATTAAATGCGTTACCAATAGCATACGCTCCAGCTGAGAAAATCATTAAGTTCCATTTAATATTTGCTTGCTTCCAATCAATAACACCAACTTTAGGAAGTAAACAAACAAGCATACTTATCACCGCTGTTTGTTCAGTTGAAATACTGAAACCGAATAATTTTTCTTGGTAGTTACCAGTCGCCCAAGAAAGTAGTGTAAGGGCAAATATAATCGCAGTCTTTTTTTCAGCGATAGTCATTGGACCAAGATCTATTAGTTGTTTTTTCAATATTTCCTTAGTTGATTCTCCACCAATATTCAAGTCTTTAATGTGATATAGTTTATAGCCAGCTATAAAAGCTATCAAACCTGTGATTAAAACTTGAGGCAAAGAACCTAAAAGCCAATCCATATAACCTAACTTTGATCCAGTCATTTTGTTTATAAATCCTATAGCTAAAAGTTGACTGGAAGTTGCTGTTATGACCATAGAAGTTGCCAAGTGGTTGTTCATAACTCCTTGCAAAGTTATCAATCTACCAAAATTACTTTCTCCAGGAACTTGCTCATAGACTTCTAATAAAATCATAATAATTGGAATTAGTAACGCAGCCCTGGCACTTGTTGATGGAATGAAAAATGCTAGAATAAAGTTAACTAACATTAGGGAAATTAAAGTTCCCTTTGGAGTCTTGCCAAATTTGGTAAGCATTGACAATGCCAAACGCTTGCCGAGATTTGTTTCGTTAATAGCAGAAGTTAATACAAATGCAGCTACCATTAACCAAATAATATCGTAGCCCAATGCTCCAAATGTGACCTTTTGTTTTTCAACCGCTCCTATCATAGGTAAAAGTAAAATTCCAATAATCGAAGTTTGATAAATTGGAATTGGCTGAGCTACCCACATAATAAGGGCGAATACAAAAACTGCTAGAGATTTTTGTGCCTCTGGAGTCATACCTTTCGGAGTAGGCATCAACATTAGTACAAAAAATAAAATTACAGCAATTATGCCGCCGATTTTTGCACTAGTTGAAGTTTTTTTCTTACTTGCTGATGATTTCGTTTTCATAATTTTACCAACCTTTCTAAATTGTTAGCTTAATTATATTACACGGATAACTATAACACAATTCGATTTTATTCTTAAAACAATAACATTATGTTATAATAGATTTAGAAAAATTTAGAGGTGAACAAATGGATATTAGCAAATTAGAATCTTTTTTAGTTTTAGCAGACTGCAAAAGTTTTACTAAAACAGCAGAACTTAGGTATTTATCTCAGCCGGCAATAAGTAAACACATAGATAGTTTGGAGCAGGAACTCGGCGTATTTTTATTCGATAGAAATGGTAAAACTGTTAGCCTCACAATACAGGGAAGACATTTCATAAAATATGCAGAATCTATAGTTAAAATATATCAAAAATCACAAGAACTAATTAGACAAATTGAAGATCTCAACCAAGGAACACTTTACTTTGGTTCAACAAACTTTATAGGAATTTATCTGATGCCAAAATTTATTAAAGCCTTCCAAGACAAATACCCAAAGATTAATGTAAATATGACAGTTGGCTCCTCAAAAGACCTATTTAAAAAACTCGAAAAAAATGAAATTGAATTTGTATTTTTGTCTCATTATGTAAAAATTGACACAAACAAATATATTTCCAAGCCATTTTTTACAGATGAAATGGTGTTGGTGGTAAGTAGTAAAAACAAACTGGCAGAAAAATCTACATGCAGTCTCTCAGACATAAAAGATCAAGTATTTATTACAAAATCACAAACATCTTCTCTATATAAATTTTTAGAATCTTGCGTTGTTGATGTAAAATTTAAAAAAGAACTTATAATAGATAATCAAGAAGCAATAAAAAAAGCAGTTGTAGAAAATGCAGGAGTTTCTATTATGTCAAAAAAATCAGCTCAACTAGAAGAGGAAGCTGGACTAATAAAGTGCATAAAAATTGTAGATTGCGATTTCAAAAGACAAATAAACCTAGTTTATGATAAAAATTTACACATAACTCCAGCAGGCCAAGCCTTTTTTGATGTCTTGGATACCTTTAATAATCTTGAATTAGGAAAATAAAAAAGAGATAACTCACAACGAGTTATCTCTTAATTTAATTATTGAATTATTAGAAAGCTTTGAATCTTTCTACTTTATCCTTGTCGATTCCATGTTTTTCATTATAAGTCATTTTTGTTGTACTAATCATGAATGGAACGCCATCGATTTTACGAGCTTCTAAGAAGTTTACTACTTTTGAGTAGTCTCCAGAAGTTTTTCCACCCTTTTTCATTATTTTCATAATTGAGTATGGGTGTTCTGGTTCTTTAATTGTGATTAGTGAAGAATTTGGTTTATCGAATGCTTTTTGAACGATATCTTCGAATTCTTCAGTGTCGATACCAGGAATTAAATAGTATTCAGCATCTTCGTCAATGCTTTCTAATCCTTTAACTTGTACTGATTTGAATTGTTTCTTAGCAATTCCCATCATAATAGCTAATAATTGTCTGATTCCTGTTGATCTATGTCCTGAGATAATAATATTTTCGTGGTTTTCAATTGCTTTTTCGATGAATTCTGCTTGTTGTTCATCTAAGAATTCTGAATCCACAAATCTTTGTATCATTGGATGCATAAAAATCCTCCTTATGTTTGATTTAATATCAATAATATTCTATCACATATTCAATAAAATATCATACTATTTTATTAATTCTAATTTTCTAGTTCTATAATATCTTTTAGGCCGTCAGTGTATTTGATGTCGTTGTTTTCAAATACCCAGAATGCTTCCACTCCGTCTAATGAATCCACTAATTTTCTTCCTTCGTCATAATTCATAACGAATACTGTTGTAGATAGGAAATCTGCAAGTCCCGAATCTTTTGTGACGATAGTCACAGATTTGAAATGATTTGCAGGATTTAGTGTATCTGGATCGATTATGTGGTGGTATTTTTTGTTATTGTAAACGTAAAATCTTTGGTAATCACCACTTGTAACCATGGATGTTGAGCCAGGTATTTTCAAAATTGCTACATATTGTTTGTCTGGTTCTTCATTCAAATTAGGGTTTTGGATTGCAACTACCCAGCTGTCTTTTCCTTTTATAATTGGAGTACCAATAGTTCGTACGTTTCCACCTGCTGAAATTATTCCGGATTTTAGTCCACGTTTTTCTAATTCTTGTGCTATTTTTTCTGTGGCAAATCCTTTTGCAGTAGCGCCTAAATCTAGTCTTGAATCCTTATCCTTTAAGAAAACTGTGCTGTTTTTTTCATCCAACACGATATTGTCGATACTTGTGTGAAGATTTTTTTCTTTTAAAACATCTTGTGAAGGTATTTTAATAATTTTCTTTTCGAGAGCGTTGTCTCTGTATTCCTTCCACAAATCAGTTACAGAACCAAATGCAATGTTTGTTTTCTTATGGTATTTGGCATAATCTCCAACTGACAATTTGATTAAATCAAACAAGTCTTTGTCGACTTTTACAGGTTTAACGCCTGCATTATCGTTGATTGTCTTCGCGTTATCTACGCCATCAAAATTTTCGTAAGTGCTGTATAGTTTGTGAAGTCTGTCAAATTCATCATTAATAAATTTTGAATATTGATTGAATTCTTTTTCAGTTTTAGTATACAAACTATATCTTATTACTGTGTCAAATTTGTCATAAAGTGTGGCTTCGTGTTTCTCAAAATCTTTAGAAGAAGATACATCACTTTCTTTTACTTGTGGTGCTGGATCTTTTGCAACTGGTTTGTTTTCAGTTTTATTTTGAGAACAGCCAACTAACATAGTTAATGTTAAAAATACTAATAATAATTTTTTCATATAATCACCACTTTATATTATATCAAATTTTAGAAAAAAGTTGACATCTTTGACTTATTTTAGCATTATATGCTTTTAAATTTCCTATTTTATAGTATAATGGTAATGACAATTTTTTAGGAGATGAATAATGAAGAAAGCTATTATACTTTCTGCCGGAGAAGGCACTAGAATGAAATCTCACAACTCAAAAGTTTTGCATAAACTTTTGAACAAGCCTATGATTGATTATGTCATGGATGCTTGTGATTTTGTGGATCAAAAGATAGTTGTCGGCGGAAATAATTACGATATTTTAAGAGAAAACTTAGATGAAAGTATTCATCTAGTAAAACAAAATATAGGAGAAAATTATCCATATGGAACGGGATATGCCGTTAAATTGTGTTTGGATGAAATAAATGACGACGATAAAGTTATTATTTTAACAGGAGATACTCCACTAATAAAGCAAGAGACGTTGAAGAAGTTTTTTGATTATCATGAACAACAAAATTCTGTTGCAACAGTTCTTACAAGTGAAATCGACGATCCATTTGGATATGGAAGAATTGTAAAAGACGAAAATGGCAATTTGCTTAAAATCGTTGAGCAAAAAGATTGCAATGATCAACAACTTTTAATAAAAGAATTCAACAGTGGAATGATGATAGTAAATGGCGATGTGTTGAAGATGTCAATCGAAAAAATCGACACAAATAATTCAAAAGGTGAAATGTATTTGACTGATATTTTCGAAATCATTAGAAAAGATGGCAAAATCATCAAAACTTTCAAACATTCTGATGTAAACGAAACTTACGGCATCAATACAAAAGCTCAATTGTATTTTTGCGAAGAAATTTTAAAACAAAGAGTTAATGAAAAGTTCATGGAAGATGGTGTTGTTATTTCTAATTCAGATTCTGTAATCATTGAACCGTCTGTAAAAATCGGAAGGGACACTGTGATTATTGGACCTTCAAGAATTTACGGAAGTACTGAAATAGGCTCTGATTGTTTGATTAAGGGAGATTGTGAAATCGTGGATTCCAAAATCGATGACAATGTGGTTATTAAATCATCATACATTGAAAATTCTGTTGTAGGAAAGAACACAGACATCGGACCTTTCGCTCATTTGAGACCAAACAGCGTTTTAAAAGAAAATGTTCATATTGGAAACTTTGTTGAAATCAAAAACTCAACTGTTGGAAACAAAACAAAGGCAGGTCATTTGGCTTATGTTGGAGACAGCGATTTGAAGGAAAATATCAACATCGGTTGCGGAGTGATTTTTGTGAATTACGACGGCAAAAACAAACACAGATCTGTTGTTGAAGACAATGTGTTTGTAGGTTCAAATTCAAATGTGATTGCTCCTGTAACTTTGAAAAAAGACAGCTTCATTGCTTGTGGAACTACAATTACTGAAGATGTTGAAGAAGGTGCACTTTCAATTGGAAGAAGTCGCCAAGAAAATAAAAAAGATTGGGTTTATAAGAAAAAAAGATAGAAATGGAATGATTATATGTATTTAATCGCAGGACTGGGTAATCCAGGAAGTAAATACGAATACACTAGACACAATGCCGGATTTATGGTTATAGATGATTTGGCAAAAAAATTGAATATTAAGGTGAACAAATTAAAGTTCAAATCTTTGATTGGAGAGGGATTCATTGGAGACGAAAAGGTGATTTTGATGAAACCA encodes:
- a CDS encoding 2,3-bisphosphoglycerate-independent phosphoglycerate mutase, whose translation is MNRKVILAVADGVGDRPCEILGGKTPLEYASTPNLDKLASVGTTGIMDVHGAGIPVGTDLGHMILFGYGLEDYPGRGPIEAFGREIELQAGDVAFRSNFATVNENLCVVDRRAGRIRENTNLLAQSLNNIEIDGIKVIFKEATEHRAVLILRGPGLSANITDTDPKVAGVDVNYKKCQSKDGKPDSIFTAEIVNKFLLKANEILSKHSVNEERISKGLLPANFILTRGAGIMPKLEKISEKLNIKGACVAAEGTVLGVARLAGFTALTAPTMTGNIDTDVNAKAQMAIDALKDHDFVLVNLKATDLFGHDGNPEKKAQAVEVFDKFIGLLLEANLENTIIAVTADHSTPCERMEHSGDPVPVLIAGPGIRQDRVTKFDEISCSYGGLCRIKGKDLSNTLYDFLEKTKKQGN
- a CDS encoding FAD:protein FMN transferase, giving the protein MKKLLLVFLTLTMLVGCSQNKTENKPVAKDPAPQVKESDVSSSKDFEKHEATLYDKFDTVIRYSLYTKTEKEFNQYSKFINDEFDRLHKLYSTYENFDGVDNAKTINDNAGVKPVKVDKDLFDLIKLSVGDYAKYHKKTNIAFGSVTDLWKEYRDNALEKKIIKIPSQDVLKEKNLHTSIDNIVLDEKNSTVFLKDKDSRLDLGATAKGFATEKIAQELEKRGLKSGIISAGGNVRTIGTPIIKGKDSWVVAIQNPNLNEEPDKQYVAILKIPGSTSMVTSGDYQRFYVYNNKKYHHIIDPDTLNPANHFKSVTIVTKDSGLADFLSTTVFVMNYDEGRKLVDSLDGVEAFWVFENNDIKYTDGLKDIIELEN
- a CDS encoding LysR family transcriptional regulator, with the protein product MDISKLESFLVLADCKSFTKTAELRYLSQPAISKHIDSLEQELGVFLFDRNGKTVSLTIQGRHFIKYAESIVKIYQKSQELIRQIEDLNQGTLYFGSTNFIGIYLMPKFIKAFQDKYPKINVNMTVGSSKDLFKKLEKNEIEFVFLSHYVKIDTNKYISKPFFTDEMVLVVSSKNKLAEKSTCSLSDIKDQVFITKSQTSSLYKFLESCVVDVKFKKELIIDNQEAIKKAVVENAGVSIMSKKSAQLEEEAGLIKCIKIVDCDFKRQINLVYDKNLHITPAGQAFFDVLDTFNNLELGK
- a CDS encoding DASS family sodium-coupled anion symporter, producing MKTKSSASKKKTSTSAKIGGIIAVILFFVLMLMPTPKGMTPEAQKSLAVFVFALIMWVAQPIPIYQTSIIGILLLPMIGAVEKQKVTFGALGYDIIWLMVAAFVLTSAINETNLGKRLALSMLTKFGKTPKGTLISLMLVNFILAFFIPSTSARAALLIPIIMILLEVYEQVPGESNFGRLITLQGVMNNHLATSMVITATSSQLLAIGFINKMTGSKLGYMDWLLGSLPQVLITGLIAFIAGYKLYHIKDLNIGGESTKEILKKQLIDLGPMTIAEKKTAIIFALTLLSWATGNYQEKLFGFSISTEQTAVISMLVCLLPKVGVIDWKQANIKWNLMIFSAGAYAIGNAFNDSGGASFIIQNFVEKIGLNTLNPNLVAVILIFITIFSHLIFTTKTVRATILIPTIITLAQSLNIDPVPLAMACSFGIAYTLTLPPHSKVNALYLSLGYFDVKDELKLGLITCFIGSVVISLLYFTYYQIIF
- the sufU gene encoding Fe-S cluster assembly sulfur transfer protein SufU; the encoded protein is MELGSLYTELILEKSRDKSNRRELEHPTHCELGHNPSCGDEITLQLKVQDDTIEDIAYTGMGCAISQASTSIMCDVIKGKSVNEAIDLCNKFISMIKGEITDRKELKVLKDAVCFQSISTLPARVKCAVLSWYTLKDMLENDKSEGSFIPD
- the glmU gene encoding bifunctional UDP-N-acetylglucosamine diphosphorylase/glucosamine-1-phosphate N-acetyltransferase GlmU — encoded protein: MKKAIILSAGEGTRMKSHNSKVLHKLLNKPMIDYVMDACDFVDQKIVVGGNNYDILRENLDESIHLVKQNIGENYPYGTGYAVKLCLDEINDDDKVIILTGDTPLIKQETLKKFFDYHEQQNSVATVLTSEIDDPFGYGRIVKDENGNLLKIVEQKDCNDQQLLIKEFNSGMMIVNGDVLKMSIEKIDTNNSKGEMYLTDIFEIIRKDGKIIKTFKHSDVNETYGINTKAQLYFCEEILKQRVNEKFMEDGVVISNSDSVIIEPSVKIGRDTVIIGPSRIYGSTEIGSDCLIKGDCEIVDSKIDDNVVIKSSYIENSVVGKNTDIGPFAHLRPNSVLKENVHIGNFVEIKNSTVGNKTKAGHLAYVGDSDLKENINIGCGVIFVNYDGKNKHRSVVEDNVFVGSNSNVIAPVTLKKDSFIACGTTITEDVEEGALSIGRSRQENKKDWVYKKKR
- a CDS encoding SufS family cysteine desulfurase encodes the protein MLDKKQVEDIRKDFLYLSKEYKNPIVYLDNAATSQKPIQVIDSVSEFYKYENANPHRGAHTLSVLSTDVYESGREKVAKFINATDSSEIVFTRNTTESLNLLAYSYGYENLKEDDEIVISIMEHHSNLVTWQEVCKKTGAKLKYLYVDKGNMQLDFEEFKKTITKKTKIFSITQASNVVGTMPDVEKMIKYVKSVNKDCICIVDSAQYIPHNKVDVQKLGCDFLVFSGHKMLSIMGVGILYGKKELLNNLKPFLYGGDMIEYVFEDKSSYLDAPGRFEAGTQDVGAVKSLITAIDYIEKIGIENIRDYEKALMDYAYDKIKQKSDIIDVYTTSDTHRSPVLDFNFKEAHPHDVASIMDSYGIAIRSGHHCAQPLHRYLKTNFSCRASFAFYNTFEEVDFFIEHLEDVRRLMRIGTR